From Aquabacter sp. L1I39, the proteins below share one genomic window:
- a CDS encoding homoserine kinase — MAVYTDVSAPHLEQFLARYDIGTLVSFHGIAEGVENSNFLIQTSSGTFILTLYEKRVAPQDLPFFLGLMQHLAAHGLSCPQPVAARDGEMLGELAGRPAAIVTFLPGVSVRRPAVAHCAALGEGLARLHLAGADFPMRRVNALSVPGWRPLYVAADGRADTVAPGLDETIAAELEDLEAQWPGDLPAGVIHADLFPDNAFFLDDSLSGIIDFYFACTDLLAYDVAICLNAWCFEEDGSYNATKGRALLKAYETVRPLSPEEGEALPRLARGAALRFLLTRLVDWLNVPPGALVRPKDPKEYLRKLRFHRTMASARDYGLGA; from the coding sequence GTGGCCGTCTATACCGATGTGTCCGCTCCCCATCTGGAGCAGTTTCTGGCGCGCTATGACATCGGGACCCTCGTGTCCTTTCACGGCATCGCCGAGGGGGTGGAGAATTCCAACTTCCTCATCCAGACCTCTTCCGGCACCTTCATCCTCACGCTTTATGAGAAGCGCGTTGCGCCGCAGGACCTGCCCTTCTTCTTAGGTCTCATGCAGCATCTGGCCGCGCACGGCCTGTCCTGCCCGCAGCCGGTGGCGGCGCGGGACGGGGAGATGCTGGGCGAGCTGGCGGGGCGGCCCGCCGCCATCGTCACCTTCCTGCCTGGCGTCTCGGTGCGGCGGCCGGCGGTCGCCCATTGCGCGGCTTTGGGCGAGGGGCTGGCGCGGCTGCATCTGGCGGGCGCGGATTTTCCCATGCGGCGGGTGAATGCCCTCTCCGTGCCCGGCTGGCGCCCGCTTTATGTGGCCGCTGACGGGCGCGCCGACACGGTGGCGCCGGGGCTCGACGAGACGATCGCCGCCGAGCTGGAGGACCTGGAGGCGCAATGGCCCGGCGACTTGCCGGCCGGCGTCATTCATGCGGACCTGTTCCCGGACAATGCCTTTTTCCTGGACGACAGCCTCTCCGGCATCATCGACTTCTATTTCGCCTGCACCGACCTTTTGGCCTATGACGTGGCCATCTGCCTGAATGCCTGGTGCTTCGAGGAGGACGGGTCCTACAATGCCACCAAGGGACGGGCGCTGCTGAAGGCCTATGAGACGGTGCGGCCTCTCAGCCCGGAGGAAGGGGAAGCCCTGCCGCGCCTCGCCCGCGGCGCGGCGCTGCGCTTCCTGCTCACCCGTCTGGTGGACTGGCTGAACGTGCCCCCCGGCGCGCTCGTGCGGCCGAAGGATCCCAAGGAATATCTGCGCAAGCTGCGCTTCCACCGCACCATGGCCAGCGCCCGCGACTACGGGCTCGGCGCATGA
- the ypfJ gene encoding KPN_02809 family neutral zinc metallopeptidase, translated as MKWEDFRSSGNVEDRRGFSMPGGRGGGIGIGTLIVVGLVGWALGINPLVLLSGLDAIQGGGSGYSQQSAPTQQGTRGAPSDELGRFASKVLAQTEDVWTEIFRQQGKTYKDPTLVLFSGATRSACGGASSAMGPFYCPNDQKVYLDLTFFQEMKTRFRAPGDFAAAYVIAHEVGHHVQNLIGILPKVQEARRNARTERESNALSVRTELMADCLAGVWAHHADARFQVLEPGDVQEALNAAAAIGDDTLQKRSQGTIVPDSFTHGSSQQRVTWFTRGLKTGSMQQCNTLQGPI; from the coding sequence ATGAAATGGGAGGATTTCCGCTCCAGCGGCAATGTGGAGGACCGGCGCGGCTTCTCCATGCCCGGCGGGCGGGGCGGCGGCATTGGCATCGGGACGCTGATCGTGGTGGGTCTCGTGGGTTGGGCGCTGGGCATCAATCCGCTGGTGCTGCTCTCGGGCCTCGATGCCATCCAGGGCGGCGGAAGTGGCTACTCCCAGCAGAGCGCCCCCACCCAGCAGGGCACGCGCGGCGCGCCCTCCGACGAGCTCGGCCGCTTCGCCTCCAAGGTGCTGGCGCAGACCGAGGATGTGTGGACCGAGATCTTCCGCCAGCAGGGCAAGACCTATAAGGACCCCACCCTTGTCCTGTTCTCCGGCGCCACCCGCTCCGCCTGCGGCGGGGCGTCCTCCGCCATGGGACCCTTCTATTGCCCCAACGACCAGAAGGTCTATCTGGACCTGACCTTCTTCCAGGAGATGAAGACGCGCTTCCGCGCGCCCGGCGATTTCGCCGCCGCCTATGTGATCGCGCACGAGGTCGGCCACCATGTGCAGAACCTCATCGGCATCCTGCCCAAGGTGCAGGAAGCGCGCCGCAATGCGCGCACCGAGCGGGAATCCAACGCCTTGTCCGTGCGCACCGAGCTGATGGCCGATTGCCTCGCAGGCGTGTGGGCCCACCATGCCGATGCCCGCTTCCAGGTGCTGGAACCAGGCGACGTGCAGGAAGCGTTGAACGCCGCCGCCGCCATCGGCGACGACACGCTCCAGAAGCGCTCCCAGGGCACCATCGTGCCGGACAGCTTCACCCACGGCTCCTCGCAGCAGCGGGTGACGTGGTTCACGCGCGGGCTTAAGACGGGCTCCATGCAGCAGTGCAACACCTTGCAGGGACCCATCTGA
- a CDS encoding DUF1328 family protein, with protein sequence MLKYAVIFLIISMIAGALGFMNVSAVARRISLVLFGLFLGLALLVLVFFLLLDKVT encoded by the coding sequence ATGTTGAAGTATGCCGTCATCTTCCTGATCATCTCGATGATTGCCGGCGCACTCGGCTTCATGAACGTCTCCGCCGTCGCCCGGCGCATCTCCCTGGTCCTGTTCGGGTTGTTCCTCGGCCTCGCCCTGCTGGTGCTGGTCTTCTTCCTGCTTCTCGACAAGGTGACCTAG
- the eno gene encoding phosphopyruvate hydratase: MTAIVDIIGREILDSRGNPTVEVDVVLEDGSLGRAAVPSGASTGAHEAVELRDGDKGRYLGKGVQKAVEAVNGEIFDAIGGLDAEDQVKVDSILIDLDGTPNKARLGANAILGVSLAVAKAAAQASALPLYRYVGGANARVLPVPMMNIINGGAHADNPIDFQEFMILPAGAETFAEGLRWGAEIFHTLKKGLKDAGHNTNVGDEGGFAPNLASAEAALDFVMKAVEKAGFKPGADVFIGLDCASTEFFKNGAYHYEGEGKVRDIEAQVKYLAELVGAYPIVTIEDGMAEDDWAGWKLLTDTIGSKCQLVGDDLFVTNVERLSRGIKEATGNAILVKVNQIGSLTETLEAVEMAHKAGYRAVMSHRSGETEDSTIADLAVATNCGQIKTGSLARSDRTAKYNQLLRIEQELGSQAKYAGKAALKALA, encoded by the coding sequence ATGACCGCCATCGTCGACATTATCGGCCGAGAGATCCTCGATAGCCGCGGCAACCCCACCGTCGAGGTGGACGTGGTGCTGGAAGACGGCTCCCTCGGCCGCGCCGCCGTGCCCTCCGGCGCCTCCACGGGCGCCCATGAGGCGGTGGAGCTGCGCGACGGCGACAAGGGCCGTTATCTCGGCAAGGGCGTCCAGAAGGCGGTCGAAGCGGTCAATGGCGAGATCTTCGACGCCATCGGTGGCCTCGATGCCGAGGACCAGGTGAAGGTCGACAGCATCCTCATCGACCTGGACGGCACCCCCAACAAGGCCCGCCTCGGCGCCAACGCCATTCTGGGCGTGTCGCTGGCGGTGGCCAAGGCGGCCGCCCAGGCGAGCGCGCTGCCGCTCTATCGTTATGTGGGCGGAGCCAATGCGCGCGTGCTGCCGGTGCCCATGATGAACATCATCAATGGCGGCGCCCATGCGGACAACCCCATCGACTTCCAGGAATTCATGATCCTGCCCGCCGGCGCTGAAACGTTCGCGGAAGGCCTGCGCTGGGGCGCGGAAATCTTCCACACCCTGAAGAAGGGCCTCAAGGACGCCGGCCACAACACCAATGTGGGCGACGAGGGCGGCTTTGCCCCGAACCTGGCCTCCGCCGAGGCCGCGCTCGACTTCGTCATGAAGGCCGTCGAGAAGGCCGGCTTCAAGCCCGGCGCCGACGTCTTCATCGGCCTCGACTGCGCCTCCACCGAATTCTTCAAGAACGGCGCCTATCATTATGAGGGCGAGGGCAAGGTGCGCGACATCGAGGCCCAGGTGAAGTACCTGGCCGAGCTGGTCGGCGCCTATCCCATCGTCACCATCGAGGACGGCATGGCCGAGGATGACTGGGCGGGCTGGAAGCTGCTCACCGATACCATCGGCTCCAAGTGCCAGCTGGTGGGCGACGATCTGTTCGTGACCAATGTGGAGCGCCTGTCGCGCGGCATCAAGGAAGCCACCGGCAACGCCATCCTGGTGAAGGTGAACCAGATCGGCTCGCTCACCGAGACGCTCGAAGCGGTCGAGATGGCCCACAAGGCCGGCTATCGCGCCGTCATGTCCCACCGCTCGGGCGAGACCGAGGATTCCACCATCGCGGACTTGGCGGTGGCCACCAATTGCGGGCAGATCAAGACCGGCTCGCTGGCCCGTTCGGACCGCACCGCCAAGTACAACCAGCTCCTGCGTATCGAGCAGGAACTGGGCAGCCAGGCCAAATATGCCGGCAAGGCGGCGCTGAAGGCCCTCGCCTGA
- a CDS encoding polyamine ABC transporter substrate-binding protein has product MRRLALLAALGTIAFGAVPALAQQKVVNVYNWSDYIDESVIEEFTKETGIKVRYDVFDSNEVLETKLLAGKTGYDVVVPTGSFLQRQIKAGVFQKLDKSKLPNLQYAWPEITKRLGVYDPGNEYAVNYMWGTTGIGYNVDAVKARLGDIPMNTWDIVFKPENLSKLKDCGVYMLDGPEEIIPSALRYLGLNPDSKDPADIAKAGELLLKIRPYIRKFDSSGYINALARGDICLAVGWSGDVFQAKTRAEEAAKKTKKKPVTIAYAIPKEGALMWFDNFAIPKDAKNVDEALAFINYMMKPEVAAKNTNYISYANGNLASQKFIDKDILDNPSIYPNAETMGLLFTVTTYPQDVQRVVTKTWTSFKRGK; this is encoded by the coding sequence ATGCGTCGCCTCGCCCTCCTGGCCGCGCTCGGCACGATCGCCTTCGGCGCCGTGCCCGCGCTCGCCCAGCAAAAGGTGGTGAACGTCTATAACTGGTCCGACTATATCGACGAGTCGGTCATCGAGGAGTTCACCAAGGAAACCGGGATCAAGGTTCGCTACGACGTCTTCGACAGCAACGAGGTGCTGGAGACCAAGCTGCTCGCCGGCAAGACCGGCTATGACGTGGTGGTCCCCACCGGCTCGTTCCTGCAGCGCCAGATCAAGGCGGGCGTGTTCCAGAAGCTGGACAAGTCCAAGCTGCCGAACCTGCAATATGCCTGGCCGGAAATCACCAAGCGCCTCGGCGTCTATGATCCCGGCAACGAATATGCCGTGAACTATATGTGGGGCACCACCGGCATCGGCTACAATGTGGATGCGGTCAAGGCGCGCCTCGGCGACATTCCCATGAACACCTGGGACATCGTCTTCAAGCCGGAGAACCTCTCCAAGCTGAAGGATTGCGGCGTCTACATGCTGGACGGCCCCGAGGAGATCATTCCCTCGGCCCTGCGCTATCTCGGCCTCAATCCCGATTCCAAGGATCCCGCCGATATCGCCAAGGCCGGCGAGCTGCTCCTGAAGATCCGACCCTATATCCGTAAGTTCGATTCCTCCGGCTATATCAATGCGCTGGCGCGCGGCGACATCTGTCTGGCGGTGGGCTGGTCGGGCGACGTGTTCCAGGCCAAGACCCGCGCCGAGGAAGCCGCCAAGAAGACCAAGAAGAAGCCGGTCACCATCGCCTATGCCATCCCGAAGGAAGGCGCGCTGATGTGGTTCGATAACTTCGCCATCCCGAAGGATGCCAAGAACGTGGATGAGGCCCTCGCCTTCATCAATTACATGATGAAGCCCGAAGTGGCAGCCAAGAACACGAACTACATTTCCTATGCGAACGGCAACCTCGCCTCGCAGAAGTTCATCGACAAGGACATCCTGGACAACCCGTCCATCTATCCCAATGCGGAGACGATGGGCCTTCTGTTCACGGTGACCACCTATCCCCAGGACGTGCAGCGCGTGGTCACCAAGACCTGGACCTCGTTCAAGCGCGGCAAGTGA
- the ispH gene encoding 4-hydroxy-3-methylbut-2-enyl diphosphate reductase, whose amino-acid sequence MSGSDLPTTPKGTPEGGLPPLRVLLCAPRGFCAGVVRAIDAVEQALTLYGPPVYVRHEIVHNRYVVESLKRKGAVFVEELDEVPAGNAPVIFSAHGVPRSVPEDAAARNMFAIDATCPLVTKVHREAQVHHRKGRDILLIGHARHPEVIGTMGQLPEGAVTLIETAEDARQVTPKDPANLAYVTQTTLSLDDTAEIVAILRERFPAMAAPHKEDICYATTNRQEAVKKVAPRVDAMVVVGAPNSSNSQRLREAAERAGCPVAVLVQRAGDIDWSLFGKITSLGVTAGASAPEVLVEEILDAFATRYALEVETVTAAEEDVFFPLPRALRPDAAE is encoded by the coding sequence ATGAGCGGCTCCGATCTCCCGACCACGCCCAAAGGCACGCCTGAAGGCGGCCTGCCTCCCTTGCGCGTGCTGTTGTGCGCGCCACGCGGATTCTGCGCGGGCGTCGTGCGCGCCATCGATGCGGTGGAGCAGGCGCTCACCCTTTATGGGCCGCCCGTCTATGTGCGCCACGAGATCGTCCACAACCGCTACGTGGTGGAGAGCCTGAAGCGCAAGGGCGCGGTGTTCGTGGAGGAGCTGGACGAGGTGCCGGCCGGCAACGCGCCGGTCATCTTCTCCGCCCATGGGGTGCCGCGCTCGGTGCCGGAGGATGCGGCGGCGCGCAATATGTTCGCCATCGACGCCACCTGCCCGCTGGTGACCAAGGTGCATCGGGAAGCCCAGGTGCACCATCGCAAGGGCCGGGACATCCTGCTCATCGGCCATGCCCGCCATCCCGAGGTGATCGGCACCATGGGCCAGCTGCCCGAGGGCGCCGTCACCCTCATCGAGACCGCAGAGGATGCCCGGCAGGTGACGCCGAAGGATCCGGCGAACCTGGCCTATGTGACGCAGACCACTCTCTCCTTGGACGATACGGCGGAGATCGTCGCCATCCTGAGGGAGCGTTTCCCCGCCATGGCGGCGCCGCACAAGGAAGACATCTGCTATGCCACCACCAACCGCCAGGAAGCGGTGAAGAAGGTGGCGCCCCGTGTGGATGCCATGGTGGTGGTGGGCGCGCCCAATTCCTCCAATTCCCAGCGCTTGCGCGAGGCGGCCGAGCGCGCGGGGTGCCCCGTGGCGGTCCTGGTGCAGCGGGCCGGCGACATCGACTGGTCGCTGTTTGGCAAGATCACCTCGCTGGGCGTCACCGCCGGCGCCTCGGCGCCCGAGGTGCTGGTGGAGGAAATCCTCGACGCCTTCGCCACGCGCTATGCGCTGGAGGTGGAAACCGTGACCGCGGCCGAGGAGGATGTCTTCTTCCCCTTGCCCCGGGCCCTTCGTCCCGACGCCGCGGAGTAA
- a CDS encoding HXXEE domain-containing protein, with the protein MPLFATTWPWIGLGAAGILLILLAAGNGLAADRSVRRWLDMGWLTWLGVAVYLLHQFEEHGVDMLGRPYAFRGALCAELSYRDPIACPVPLSFITSVNVGGVWLAGILAALLAPRRPLLGLSFFAVPLVNIFAHAGPAVMNSRYNPGLFTAASLFAPVCLWVLFVAVKRYGAGLKALSLLVASGLAVHGVLLGSLLLFLRGYIGPEVLSVTQALNGLVPLALMYFAMPDRPVSVAPARPAPRAPRRRAPKPPPPPVE; encoded by the coding sequence ATGCCCCTGTTCGCAACCACCTGGCCCTGGATCGGCCTCGGCGCCGCCGGCATCCTTCTGATCCTCCTCGCCGCGGGCAACGGGCTCGCGGCGGATCGCAGCGTGCGACGCTGGCTGGACATGGGCTGGCTCACCTGGCTGGGGGTGGCCGTCTATCTGCTCCACCAGTTTGAGGAGCATGGGGTGGACATGCTCGGCCGCCCTTATGCCTTCCGGGGCGCCTTGTGCGCGGAGCTAAGCTATCGCGATCCCATCGCCTGCCCGGTGCCCTTGTCCTTCATCACCTCGGTGAATGTGGGCGGAGTTTGGCTGGCGGGCATTCTGGCGGCCTTGCTGGCGCCGCGCCGGCCGCTGCTGGGCCTCAGCTTCTTCGCGGTGCCGCTGGTCAACATCTTCGCCCATGCGGGACCGGCGGTGATGAATTCCCGTTACAATCCCGGCCTCTTCACCGCCGCCAGCCTGTTCGCGCCGGTCTGCCTGTGGGTGCTGTTCGTGGCCGTGAAGCGCTATGGCGCCGGGCTGAAGGCGCTGTCCCTGCTGGTGGCCAGTGGCCTTGCGGTCCACGGCGTGCTGCTCGGCTCGCTCTTGCTGTTCCTGCGCGGCTATATCGGCCCGGAAGTGCTGTCGGTGACGCAGGCGCTGAACGGCCTCGTGCCGCTCGCCCTCATGTATTTTGCCATGCCGGACCGGCCGGTGTCGGTGGCGCCTGCCCGTCCCGCACCCCGCGCGCCCCGGCGGCGCGCGCCGAAGCCGCCGCCACCGCCCGTCGAATGA
- the moaB gene encoding molybdenum cofactor biosynthesis protein B yields MAGLDTTRPFVPVRIAVLTVSDTRERADDCSGTVLAERIEGAGHVLAGRAIVKDDVDEIRAAVGAWIADPAVDVVITTGGTGFTGRDVTPEALEPLFEKRMEGFSTVFHMISFAKIGTSTLQSRATAGVANATYIFCLPGSPGACKDGWDEILVHQLDVRHRPCNFIEILPRLDEHLKRAKAKGATV; encoded by the coding sequence ATGGCCGGCCTCGACACCACCCGTCCCTTCGTGCCCGTGCGCATCGCGGTGTTGACCGTCTCCGACACCCGCGAACGGGCCGATGACTGCTCAGGCACCGTGCTCGCCGAGCGGATCGAAGGCGCCGGCCATGTGCTGGCGGGCCGGGCCATCGTGAAGGATGACGTGGACGAGATCCGCGCGGCGGTGGGCGCCTGGATCGCCGATCCCGCCGTGGATGTGGTCATCACCACCGGCGGCACGGGCTTCACCGGCCGCGACGTGACGCCGGAGGCCCTGGAGCCGCTGTTCGAGAAGCGGATGGAGGGCTTCTCCACCGTCTTCCACATGATCTCGTTTGCCAAGATCGGCACCTCGACCTTGCAGAGCCGCGCCACCGCAGGGGTGGCCAACGCCACCTATATCTTCTGCCTGCCGGGCTCCCCCGGCGCCTGCAAGGATGGCTGGGACGAGATCCTGGTGCACCAACTGGACGTGCGGCACCGGCCGTGCAATTTCATCGAGATTCTGCCCCGCCTCGACGAGCATCTCAAACGCGCCAAGGCCAAGGGCGCAACCGTCTGA
- the rnhA gene encoding ribonuclease HI, giving the protein MSARVEIWTDGACSGNPGPGGWGAILRAGAHEKELSGGEGLTTNNRMELLAAISALEALKKPCAVDLHTDSEYLRNGVTKWMFGWKRNGWRTADKKPVKNQDLWERLDAAIARHEVAWHWVKGHAGNELNERADELARAGMAPFKAVRRA; this is encoded by the coding sequence ATGAGCGCGCGGGTGGAGATCTGGACCGACGGCGCCTGCTCCGGCAATCCGGGGCCGGGCGGCTGGGGCGCCATCCTGCGCGCGGGGGCGCATGAGAAGGAATTGTCCGGCGGGGAGGGGCTCACCACCAACAACCGCATGGAGCTTCTGGCCGCCATCAGCGCGCTGGAAGCGCTCAAGAAGCCCTGCGCGGTGGATCTCCACACCGACAGCGAATATTTGCGCAACGGTGTGACCAAGTGGATGTTCGGCTGGAAGCGCAATGGCTGGCGCACGGCGGACAAGAAGCCGGTGAAGAACCAGGATTTGTGGGAGCGGCTCGACGCCGCCATCGCCCGCCACGAGGTGGCCTGGCACTGGGTGAAGGGCCATGCGGGCAACGAACTGAACGAGCGGGCCGACGAACTGGCCCGCGCCGGCATGGCGCCGTTCAAGGCCGTGCGGCGGGCTTGA
- a CDS encoding acyl-CoA dehydrogenase family protein — protein sequence MAGWVSSAAQARVDGAEPADEAVQNQPPPFADLNLVAFDAPLREHAAGGEPAAVLTRFGAAWGGADRLALGRLANENPPRLRTHDPQGRRLDLVEFHPSYHALMAESSAGGLSASTWQGGTHVARAARLYLVSGVEAGHVCPLTMTHAAPAALAAAPALSAEWLPRVRAGHYDGRFLPFWEKSGVTLGMGMTEKQGGTDVRANVSSARPIGGGEYEVAGHKWFFSAPMSDAFLVLAQAPGGLTCFLMPRFRPDGSLNGLHFQRLKDKLGNRSNASAEVEFDRAFAWGVGEEGRGVATILNMVQMTRLDCAASSAGLMRMALAQALHHARHRAVFGKTLISQPAMNALLADMALEVEGAVALVMRLAHAFDGAATDPMEATRARLLTPAVKFLVCKLAPGFIYEAMEGLGGNGYVEESLLPRLYREAPVNSIWEGSGNVVALDLLRAAGREPEAARDLLETLASEAGDLPGVQETTRSLAAVLASRDVERQARVLAEGLATLAATAALSDRSPAPIAEAYARSRLQAGRGMLGTADLPGEADILLARAFAA from the coding sequence ATGGCAGGATGGGTTTCCAGCGCGGCACAGGCGCGCGTGGACGGGGCAGAGCCCGCTGATGAGGCGGTGCAGAACCAGCCGCCGCCCTTCGCCGATCTGAACCTGGTTGCCTTCGACGCGCCCTTGCGCGAACACGCGGCCGGGGGCGAGCCCGCGGCCGTCCTCACGCGCTTCGGCGCCGCCTGGGGCGGGGCGGATCGGTTGGCCCTGGGCCGCCTCGCCAATGAGAACCCGCCGCGTCTGCGCACCCACGATCCACAGGGGCGGCGGCTGGATCTGGTGGAGTTTCATCCTTCTTACCATGCTCTTATGGCCGAAAGCTCGGCCGGCGGGTTAAGCGCCTCCACCTGGCAAGGCGGCACCCACGTCGCCCGCGCCGCGCGGCTCTATCTCGTCTCGGGCGTCGAGGCGGGCCATGTGTGCCCGCTGACCATGACCCATGCCGCCCCCGCCGCGCTCGCCGCCGCGCCCGCCCTTTCGGCCGAATGGCTGCCGCGCGTTCGCGCCGGCCATTATGACGGCCGCTTTCTGCCCTTCTGGGAAAAGAGCGGCGTGACGTTGGGCATGGGCATGACGGAGAAGCAGGGCGGCACGGATGTGCGGGCCAATGTCTCCAGTGCCCGCCCCATCGGCGGCGGGGAATATGAGGTGGCCGGCCACAAATGGTTCTTCTCCGCGCCCATGAGCGATGCCTTCCTGGTGCTGGCGCAGGCGCCCGGCGGGCTCACCTGTTTCCTCATGCCGCGCTTCCGGCCGGACGGCAGCCTCAACGGGCTGCATTTCCAGCGGCTGAAGGACAAATTGGGCAACCGGTCCAATGCCTCCGCCGAGGTGGAGTTCGACCGCGCCTTCGCCTGGGGCGTCGGAGAGGAGGGCCGGGGCGTCGCCACCATCCTGAACATGGTGCAGATGACGCGGCTCGATTGCGCCGCCTCTTCCGCCGGCCTCATGCGCATGGCGCTGGCCCAAGCGCTCCACCATGCCCGGCATCGGGCCGTCTTCGGCAAGACGCTCATCTCCCAGCCGGCCATGAACGCCCTGCTGGCCGATATGGCCCTGGAGGTGGAAGGCGCCGTTGCCTTGGTGATGCGCCTCGCTCACGCCTTCGACGGGGCTGCCACCGACCCCATGGAGGCGACACGCGCCCGCCTTCTGACACCGGCGGTGAAGTTCCTGGTCTGCAAGCTGGCGCCGGGCTTCATCTACGAGGCCATGGAGGGGCTGGGCGGCAATGGCTATGTGGAGGAAAGCCTTCTGCCCCGGCTCTACCGGGAGGCGCCGGTCAATTCCATCTGGGAAGGGTCCGGCAATGTGGTGGCGCTCGACCTCCTACGCGCCGCCGGCCGTGAACCGGAGGCGGCGCGGGACCTGTTGGAGACGCTCGCATCAGAGGCGGGCGACCTGCCTGGTGTTCAGGAGACCACCCGTTCGCTCGCGGCGGTGCTGGCGTCGCGCGACGTGGAACGTCAGGCCCGAGTGCTGGCGGAGGGGCTCGCCACCCTGGCAGCCACCGCCGCCCTTTCGGACCGTTCGCCCGCCCCCATTGCCGAAGCCTATGCGCGCAGCCGCCTCCAGGCGGGGCGCGGAATGCTTGGGACGGCGGACCTCCCCGGCGAGGCCGACATCCTGCTCGCCCGTGCCTTTGCCGCCTGA
- a CDS encoding DUF1013 domain-containing protein, producing MSNTPLMPKATAVWLVENTALTFEQIGDFCKLHPLEVKGIADGEVAQGIKGLDPISTGQLSRDEISLAEKDQNRRLRLLESKVRLPEKKTRKGPRYTPVSRRHDRPNAILWLTRNHPELKDAQIIRLVGTTKSTIQSIRERTHWNSAQLAPMDPVTLGLCSQIDLDMEVQRSAKDRPANMAHEDKGETLLPADVTTRYDEPAPSRKENLDLETVFAKLGGSKKGEDEG from the coding sequence ATGTCGAACACCCCTTTGATGCCGAAGGCGACCGCCGTATGGCTGGTCGAGAACACCGCGCTCACGTTCGAGCAGATCGGTGACTTCTGCAAACTGCACCCGCTCGAGGTGAAGGGCATCGCCGACGGGGAAGTGGCGCAGGGAATCAAGGGGCTCGACCCCATCTCCACCGGCCAGCTCTCCCGCGATGAGATTTCGCTGGCCGAGAAGGACCAGAACCGCCGCTTGCGGCTGCTGGAATCCAAGGTCCGCCTGCCGGAGAAGAAGACCCGCAAGGGCCCGCGCTATACCCCGGTCTCCCGCCGTCACGACCGGCCCAACGCGATCCTGTGGCTCACCCGCAATCATCCCGAGCTGAAGGACGCCCAGATCATCCGCCTGGTGGGCACCACCAAGTCGACGATCCAGTCCATCCGCGAGCGCACCCATTGGAATTCGGCGCAGCTCGCCCCCATGGACCCCGTGACGCTGGGCCTGTGCAGCCAGATCGACCTGGACATGGAAGTGCAGCGCTCCGCCAAGGATCGCCCCGCCAACATGGCCCACGAGGACAAGGGCGAGACCCTGCTGCCGGCGGATGTCACCACCCGCTATGACGAGCCCGCCCCCAGCCGCAAGGAAAACCTCGACCTGGAGACCGTCTTCGCCAAGCTCGGCGGCTCCAAGAAGGGCGAAGACGAAGGGTGA
- the queF gene encoding preQ(1) synthase, with translation MTQDELQLGRQTALPDTPETATLDRVPNPHVDTDYVARFTCPEFTSLCPVTGQPDFAHLVIDYVPDLYLVESKSLKLYLASFRNHGAFHEDCTVAIGKRLVQLLQPRYLRIAGYWYPRGGIPIDVFWQTGTLPAGAWLPDTGVAPYRGRG, from the coding sequence ATGACGCAAGACGAGCTCCAGCTCGGCCGGCAGACCGCCCTGCCCGACACGCCTGAAACCGCCACCCTCGACCGCGTGCCCAATCCGCATGTGGACACCGATTATGTGGCCCGCTTCACCTGCCCGGAATTCACCTCGCTGTGCCCGGTGACTGGCCAGCCGGACTTCGCGCACCTGGTCATCGACTATGTGCCCGACCTTTATCTGGTGGAATCCAAGTCGCTGAAGCTCTATCTGGCGTCCTTCCGCAACCATGGCGCCTTCCATGAGGATTGCACGGTGGCCATCGGGAAGCGCCTCGTGCAGCTTTTGCAGCCCCGCTATCTGCGCATCGCCGGCTATTGGTATCCGCGGGGGGGCATCCCCATCGACGTTTTCTGGCAGACTGGCACGCTGCCGGCCGGCGCATGGCTGCCGGACACCGGCGTCGCCCCCTATCGCGGGCGCGGCTGA